Below is a genomic region from Vibrio nitrifigilis.
TTGACAGATCTCCGTTTTTTAGGCGGCAAAGCATCGTTTATCCATTGATAGCAATCTTCGATAAGAACGTTAGAATCGACAGTTGATTGCTTTTGATAGAGTGCCTGCTGCCACTGTGTTTCGTGAGGGACGAATAGCGGACGTCCCACTTGATCATCTAAAAAGGCGTACCAGTCTTTACCGGTAAGGTGTGCGATTTGTTCACGTGGGTAATAGCAAAAGGCTGCTTGGCGTAGTAGTTCTATCGCTGAAGACGGGGTTTGTAACCCAAGTGATGGGGTCAATAGGCGCAGTGCCGTTTTCTTCGGCGCTAGGCGTTTACGTTTCCAACGAACAACTAAAAGCACAATAATAATTACCACAACGATCGCGCCGATCGATGCCCACCATCCCCAAGCTAGGGGTAACCACGAAGGTACATCCGGAAGATGTAAATCACTAAGTTGTAGTGGTGTTGATGATTTTTCCTGCATATTTCCTTATCCAGCTAGTTGTTGTAGCAAAGGACCCTCACTAGAGAGTGAGTGGTACTCCATCTTCATTGATTGACACAGTAATTCTAGTTTTTCCTGATGAGATTCAAAGGCTTTTTTGATCCCATTACGAGTACTATTTAATGAAAAGTTGAGCCAGCGCGCTTGTTTTTGATCACTGACCAATTCTGTGCCGCGAAAAAGAGTTTGTCCTTGTTCTAGCGGATCATAAATATGGATAAGACGAATACGATTTCTCCGGTGTAATTGGTTAAAAAGGGGTTTTAGTTCGTCTTGGTAACGAACAAAATCACTGATTAATACAATATCGCTACCTTTTGGACACAACCGATTAAGCGCCAGCATACCTTGTTGCATGGAATCATATGCCGCCTCGCCAGCTTTTGTTAGGGCCTGTTCCTGTAACTGAGCAACTTGTGCGATAATTTGCAGTGGTCCTTTTTGCCGACTGGTCGGTTTGATTTCTACGACTTGTGAACCGGTATCAATCACCGCACCAATGCGGTCTTTTTCGGCAATGGCAAGCCAACTTAATAGGCTTGCCATGTGTGCGGCTTGTACGGCTTTAAACATGGCTGTGGAACCAAACTGCATACTCGAGCTTAAATCGATATACAGAATCACAGGTTTCTCACGCTCTTCGGTGAACAGCTTAGTGTGAGGTTTACCTGTACGGGCCGTCACGCGCCAGTCAATCGCTCGAATATCATCTCCAGGCTGATACTGACGAACTTCAGCAAAATCCATCCCACGGCCGAGTTGACGGCTTTGATGTTGACCAAGCAATTGAGACCACAAACTCTTTGCTGGTGGTAACCACTTACTCGTATGCTGCCGGTAGGGCAGCAACTCTTCAACCGTAATATGAACGCCATCTGCATGTGCGGGTAATGAGTAAGTCATAGTGACTCCTTAAGCACTACCTACAAGCGAAAGTAAGTGAGCGATCACTTGATTCGGATGCACATTTTCTGCCTGAGCTTGGTAAGAAAGTAATAAACGATGACGTAATACTGGGAAGATCATAGCTTGAATGTCTTCTGGGCTGACGAAGTCTCGACCTTTAAGCCAAGCATGGGCACGAGCACAGCGATCAAGTGCAATAGTGGCTCGTGGGCTGACTCCCATTTCGATCCATTCCGCCAGTTTTGTATCGTATTGCGCGGGTTTACGCGTTGCCATGACCAGGCGAATTAAATAGTTTTCAATCGATTCCGCCATATGAATATTGAGTACTTCTTGTCGGGCAGCAAAAATGCTTTGCTGTGAGACTCGTGGCGTATTTTGGGCGTGGTCGCCTTTGGCTTCACCGCGGTTTAAACGCAAAATAGCAAGCTCATGTTCCGCGTCAGGGTAATCCACATCTAGGTGCAATAAGAAACGGTCAAGCTGAGCTTCTGGTAAAGGGTAAGTCCCTTCTTGTTCAATTGGGTTTTGCGTCGCCATCACCAAAAACAGTTTAGGTAACGGATAGGTTTTTCTGCCCGCTGTAATCTGTTTCTCAGCCATTGCTTCTAGCATAGCGGCTTGAACCTTTGCTGGCGCACGGTTGATCTCATCGGCTAACACTAATGAATTGAAAATAGGGCCTGGCTGGAATTGAAATTCGCCTGTTTCAGGACGAAAGATATCCGTACCGGTTAAATCAGCCGGTAGCAAATCCGGAGTAAATTGGATTCGATGAAAATCCCCTTCAATACATTCGGCCAATGCTTTAACTGCACGTGTTTTAGCAAGACCTGGAGGGCCTTCAACCAAAATGTGCCCATCAGCGAGTAGGGCGACGAGTAATTGTTCAACTAAGCCTTCTTGACCGATCACTTGCTGATTTAAATAGTGCTGTAACGTTTGAAAGATTTCTGACTGCATAACATCCAAGTCTCTTTAGTTATTCAGCAGTTAGTGAGCTTATTGATGAAAAAGTTCCTCAAAAATTTACATTTATACACATTTAGCTGAAAAACTCGATTATCAGGGGACTTAGTGTTCGTTACCAAAGTGAATTCTCCCCATTAGACAATGTTTTGTTGCACTTTTGTAGTAACAAATAACCCTAAGTTATTGGTCAGGGTTTTACTGTTCAATTAGTGTCGTTATTCATATCAATTTGGCGATTAATTTTGTTGAGAAATAAAGTATCAAGGCCTTTGGAAGTCTGTGGTTTTTATGCGCTATAGGGAGGTAAAGCAAACGATTCAACAAATAAATAGATATGTAATCGTTTGTAGTGAAACTTTCTTGCTTAACTGGATAAACATTTGTCTTCAAGTCGTATACAATCTCGCGCTCGCTAGGGAATTAAATGGCTAAATTAGTAACTGCTTATTTGAGACCCCTAGGTTACAGATTTGTCACTCTTACAGAATGAACGTAAATGATGGTTCAGGGATGATTGGCTACAACGTTATTTATGTACCGTAAGTCGACCAAACAGATAAAAATATTCGCCAAATTTTAGAGGCACGAGTACATGTTCTTGTTGCATAAGATAAGTATTAAACAAAAAGTGATCATCGGTATTGCTCTCGCAGTACT
It encodes:
- a CDS encoding DUF4381 domain-containing protein; translation: MQEKSSTPLQLSDLHLPDVPSWLPLAWGWWASIGAIVVVIIIVLLVVRWKRKRLAPKKTALRLLTPSLGLQTPSSAIELLRQAAFCYYPREQIAHLTGKDWYAFLDDQVGRPLFVPHETQWQQALYQKQSTVDSNVLIEDCYQWINDALPPKKRRSVNVGKH
- a CDS encoding DUF58 domain-containing protein; translation: MTYSLPAHADGVHITVEELLPYRQHTSKWLPPAKSLWSQLLGQHQSRQLGRGMDFAEVRQYQPGDDIRAIDWRVTARTGKPHTKLFTEEREKPVILYIDLSSSMQFGSTAMFKAVQAAHMASLLSWLAIAEKDRIGAVIDTGSQVVEIKPTSRQKGPLQIIAQVAQLQEQALTKAGEAAYDSMQQGMLALNRLCPKGSDIVLISDFVRYQDELKPLFNQLHRRNRIRLIHIYDPLEQGQTLFRGTELVSDQKQARWLNFSLNSTRNGIKKAFESHQEKLELLCQSMKMEYHSLSSEGPLLQQLAG
- a CDS encoding AAA family ATPase, which codes for MQSEIFQTLQHYLNQQVIGQEGLVEQLLVALLADGHILVEGPPGLAKTRAVKALAECIEGDFHRIQFTPDLLPADLTGTDIFRPETGEFQFQPGPIFNSLVLADEINRAPAKVQAAMLEAMAEKQITAGRKTYPLPKLFLVMATQNPIEQEGTYPLPEAQLDRFLLHLDVDYPDAEHELAILRLNRGEAKGDHAQNTPRVSQQSIFAARQEVLNIHMAESIENYLIRLVMATRKPAQYDTKLAEWIEMGVSPRATIALDRCARAHAWLKGRDFVSPEDIQAMIFPVLRHRLLLSYQAQAENVHPNQVIAHLLSLVGSA